In Pirellula sp. SH-Sr6A, the DNA window CTTGAGGTTCCTCGAAACGCATGGCTCATGTGTGTCATCGCGACGCAGAAAACGCGACGCAAAACACACCTCGAACCACAAAGGAACAGAACGATGAACGCAAACGAACTTTCTTGGGGAATTGAATTCGAATGTACGCTTCCTAGCACCGACAACACACCGATCGGCCCCTACCACAACGGATACCAAGTACCCTGGCTGCCAACCGGATGGAAAGCAGAACGCGACGGGAGCATCCGACCCGAGAACGCCAGCCGCAAAGGTTGCGAGTTTGTAAGCCCAATACTCAAAGGGGTTGAAGGCGTACAGCAGATCGAGAACGCGATCGACCAAATCAACGCTCGCGGGGGCCGAGTGAATTCCAGCTGCGGACTTCACGTAACTATTAGCTGGCACGGAGACGCAGCCGCCTTGGCTCGATTGATTTCCTTGGTCGGCAACCACGAACGAGCGATCTACGCTTCGACCGGAACCCGCAAACGCGAACAGATGATGTACGCCAAGCGAATCAAACAATACGGCAACAAAGACAACGCCAAGAGCCGATGCGAATCGGATCGC includes these proteins:
- a CDS encoding amidoligase family protein, whose protein sequence is MNANELSWGIEFECTLPSTDNTPIGPYHNGYQVPWLPTGWKAERDGSIRPENASRKGCEFVSPILKGVEGVQQIENAIDQINARGGRVNSSCGLHVTISWHGDAAALARLISLVGNHERAIYASTGTRKREQMMYAKRIKQYGNKDNAKSRCESDRYHLLNLTHLTRGKNRIEFRAFGGTLNKTKVVGYLMMVLGLVELALNTKRCSEWDYIKKEGTKSCWDRPGAGLGETELNRLFYRLGWTKGWYKGALRDKVYGEIAGETKPEWKTIKTKLLELARKYDHAA